The Bos indicus x Bos taurus breed Angus x Brahman F1 hybrid chromosome 3, Bos_hybrid_MaternalHap_v2.0, whole genome shotgun sequence genome includes a window with the following:
- the LOC113889470 gene encoding adenosine receptor A3 isoform X4 — protein sequence MPVNSTAVSLASVTYISVEILIGLCAIVGNVLVIWVVKLNPSLQTTTFYFIVSLALADIAVGVLVMPLAIVISLGVTIHFYSCLLMTCLLMIFTHASIMSLLAIAVDRYLRVKLTVRYRRVTTQRRIWLALGLCWLVSFLVGLTPMFGWNMKLSSADKNLTFLPCQFRSVMRMDYMVYFSFFTWILIPLVVMCAIYFDIFYVIRNRLSQNFSGSKETGAFYGREFKTAKSLSLVLFLFALSWLPLSIINCIIYFNGEVPQIVLYLGILLSHANSMMNPIVYAYKIKKFKETYLLILKACVICQPSKSMDPSIEQTSE from the exons ATGCCTGTCAACAGTACTGCCGTGTCCTTGGCCAGCGTCACCTACATCTCTGTGGAGATTCTCATCGGGCTCTGCGCCATAGTGGGCAATGTTCTGGTCATCTGGGTGGTCAAACTGAACCCCAGCCTACAGACCACCACCTTCTATTTCATTGTCTCCCTAGCTCTGGCTGACATTGCTGTTGGGGTGCTGGTTATGCCTTTGGCCATTGTCATCAGCCTGGGTGTCACAATCCACTTTTATAGCTGCCTTCTCATGACCTGCTTGCTGATGATCTTCACCCACGCATCCATCATGTCCTTGCTAGCCATTGCCGTGGACCGATACCTGCGGGTCAAGCTCACAGTCAG ATACAGGAGAGTCACCACGCAAAGAAGAATATGGTTGGCTCTGGGCCTTTGCTGGCTGGTGTCATTCCTGGTGGGATTGACCCCCATGTTTGGCTGGAACATGAAACTGAGCTCAGCAGACAAAAATCTTACCTTCCTACCCTGCCAATTCCGTTCGGTCATGAGGATGGATTACATGGtctacttcagtttcttcacGTGGATTCTCATTCCCCTGGTTGTCATGTGTGCCATCTACTTCGATATCTTCTATGTCATCCGGAACCGACTCAGTCAGAACTTTTCTGGCTCCAAAGAGACAGGTGCATTCTATGGACGGGAGTTCAAGACAGCCAAGTCTCTGTCACTGGttcttttcttgtttgctttgtCCTGGCTGCctttgtccatcatcaactgtaTCATCTACTTTAACGGTGAAGTGCCACAAATTGTGCTGTACTTGGGCATCCTGCTCTCCCACGCCAACTCCATGATGAACCCTATCGTCTATgcttataaaataaagaagttcAAGGAAACCTATCTCTTGATCCTCAAAGCCTGTGTGATCTGCCAGCCCTCTAAGTCCATGGACCCAAGCATTGAGCAGACTTCTGAGTAG
- the LOC113889470 gene encoding adenosine receptor A3 isoform X6, giving the protein MALADIAVGVLVMPLAIVISLGVTIHFYSCLLMTCLLMIFTHASIMSLLAIAVDRYLRVKLTVRYRRVTTQRRIWLALGLCWLVSFLVGLTPMFGWNMKLSSADKNLTFLPCQFRSVMRMDYMVYFSFFTWILIPLVVMCAIYFDIFYVIRNRLSQNFSGSKETGAFYGREFKTAKSLSLVLFLFALSWLPLSIINCIIYFNGEVPQIVLYLGILLSHANSMMNPIVYAYKIKKFKETYLLILKACVICQPSKSMDPSIEQTSE; this is encoded by the exons atgg CTCTGGCTGACATTGCTGTTGGGGTGCTGGTTATGCCTTTGGCCATTGTCATCAGCCTGGGTGTCACAATCCACTTTTATAGCTGCCTTCTCATGACCTGCTTGCTGATGATCTTCACCCACGCATCCATCATGTCCTTGCTAGCCATTGCCGTGGACCGATACCTGCGGGTCAAGCTCACAGTCAG ATACAGGAGAGTCACCACGCAAAGAAGAATATGGTTGGCTCTGGGCCTTTGCTGGCTGGTGTCATTCCTGGTGGGATTGACCCCCATGTTTGGCTGGAACATGAAACTGAGCTCAGCAGACAAAAATCTTACCTTCCTACCCTGCCAATTCCGTTCGGTCATGAGGATGGATTACATGGtctacttcagtttcttcacGTGGATTCTCATTCCCCTGGTTGTCATGTGTGCCATCTACTTCGATATCTTCTATGTCATCCGGAACCGACTCAGTCAGAACTTTTCTGGCTCCAAAGAGACAGGTGCATTCTATGGACGGGAGTTCAAGACAGCCAAGTCTCTGTCACTGGttcttttcttgtttgctttgtCCTGGCTGCctttgtccatcatcaactgtaTCATCTACTTTAACGGTGAAGTGCCACAAATTGTGCTGTACTTGGGCATCCTGCTCTCCCACGCCAACTCCATGATGAACCCTATCGTCTATgcttataaaataaagaagttcAAGGAAACCTATCTCTTGATCCTCAAAGCCTGTGTGATCTGCCAGCCCTCTAAGTCCATGGACCCAAGCATTGAGCAGACTTCTGAGTAG